One Borreliella chilensis DNA window includes the following coding sequences:
- a CDS encoding carbon storage regulator, protein MLVLSRKVNESIKINSNIEVLILEIKKDTVKIAIKAPENIKIFRSEIYEFIIEENKKSILKDKYNISKIKNLFNHYFKNEN, encoded by the coding sequence ATGCTAGTATTGTCAAGAAAAGTAAATGAAAGTATTAAAATAAATTCTAATATTGAAGTTTTAATATTAGAGATAAAAAAAGATACTGTTAAAATAGCAATTAAGGCTCCTGAAAACATCAAGATATTTAGATCTGAAATTTATGAATTTATTATAGAAGAAAATAAAAAATCAATACTGAAAGACAAGTACAATATAAGCAAAATTAAAAATCTATTCAATCATTATTTTAAGAATGAAAATTAA
- a CDS encoding glycoprotease has product MVNALAFEYSYKALIVHCKVNNKNFSLVEPKSNFNFSVPKIFSDFVFKNNIDLNQIELIVNSCGPGSFTGLRISLSFVKGLALGLSIPFVNISTLDVFANSVKNNSSVIVLAFTAGKYFIGRYENFKLIGKVLCVSREDLFEYLSQVDPNSVLIGNNLESVCKESNYKFKIIEDLNSFGRILTELGIAKYLKNHKSDDILSGPFYIRPSDAELNFHS; this is encoded by the coding sequence ATGGTTAATGCGCTTGCATTTGAATATTCATATAAAGCCTTAATAGTTCATTGCAAAGTGAACAATAAAAATTTTTCATTGGTGGAACCTAAATCAAATTTTAATTTTAGTGTTCCAAAAATTTTCAGTGATTTTGTATTTAAAAATAACATTGATCTTAATCAAATTGAATTAATTGTAAATTCTTGTGGACCAGGTTCTTTTACCGGTCTTAGGATTAGTCTGAGTTTCGTCAAAGGTCTTGCCCTGGGTCTTTCTATTCCTTTTGTCAATATTTCTACATTAGATGTTTTTGCAAATTCAGTTAAAAACAATTCTAGTGTAATTGTTTTAGCCTTTACTGCCGGTAAATATTTTATTGGGCGTTATGAAAATTTCAAATTGATAGGAAAGGTTTTGTGTGTTTCTAGGGAAGATTTGTTTGAATATTTAAGTCAGGTTGATCCAAATTCAGTGCTTATTGGGAACAATCTTGAGAGTGTTTGTAAAGAATCCAATTATAAATTTAAAATAATTGAAGATTTAAATTCTTTTGGAAGAATTTTGACAGAACTTGGGATAGCTAAATACTTAAAAAATCATAAAAGCGATGATATTTTATCGGGGCCTTTTTATATAAGGCCGAGTGATGCAGAGCTTAATTTTCATTCTTAA
- a CDS encoding membrane protein encodes MSLFLLTSLPIVLKIYMNTQLKQTKPKNTQAHALIIFFAITIFAFLYLTQEFILYRPFELNYTSRVNLGISIFIKDHLYYYIFPLLIFIFFFTLNENSPFKKNLTILTYFAFGLTFSKNLEIVILNSKIFGIYEYIELPILNAIELILSAVIFEKKIKKCQNCSTKEYKMIFLPILLLGLFIATLKTLILINMSIYALIIFALVLLSIAINNKHTRK; translated from the coding sequence ATGAGTTTATTTTTATTAACAAGTTTACCGATAGTATTAAAAATTTATATGAATACTCAGTTAAAGCAAACAAAACCAAAAAACACCCAAGCTCATGCTTTAATAATATTTTTTGCAATAACAATTTTTGCTTTTCTTTATTTAACTCAAGAATTTATCCTATACAGACCATTTGAATTAAATTACACATCAAGAGTAAATTTGGGAATTTCAATATTCATCAAAGATCACTTATACTACTATATATTCCCTTTATTAATATTTATATTTTTTTTTACTCTAAACGAAAATTCTCCATTTAAAAAAAATTTAACAATTCTTACATATTTCGCATTTGGACTAACATTTTCCAAAAACTTGGAAATAGTAATTTTAAATAGCAAAATTTTTGGAATCTACGAATATATTGAATTGCCAATACTTAATGCAATAGAATTAATACTATCAGCTGTAATCTTTGAAAAGAAAATTAAAAAATGCCAAAACTGCTCAACAAAAGAATACAAAATGATTTTTTTGCCTATCCTATTATTAGGATTATTTATTGCAACTTTAAAAACATTAATTCTAATCAATATGAGCATTTATGCTTTAATAATATTTGCATTAGTTTTATTATCTATTGCAATAAATAATAAACATACCAGGAAATAA
- a CDS encoding flagellar hook protein FlgK: MDSTFSGIEIGKRSLFAHKDAMNTVGHNLSNATKPGYSRQRVTMKTEIPLYAPQLNRAKKQGQLGQGIMVQSIDRVKDELLNTRIIEESHRLGYWTSQDKFISMLEDVYNEPEDQSIRKRLNDFWESWHDLANQPQGLAERKIILERGKSFCEVIRSRFHSLERIYIMANDEIKITTDEANNYIRNIANLNKQISKSQAMKDNPNDLMDTRDLMVEKLGNLINISIENKQDPNEFLVHSEGRHLVQGSIANEFKLEAANGPTRTKWNILWTNNDKVHLETGKLGSLLTTRDEEIQNEINELNNIAINIVELVNEIHEAGHGMDKKSGRNFFSQELKLTDDRGRYDTNSNGQFDSVHIFKINSTNEIFPEEKLGFYGTLKFEATNSNEIIEIPYNAPDTVQDVINRINNSSAQVTVRINSEGKLEIKAVKEQKDENIEFKIKHIEDSGLFLTTYTGILNVSGPEGAYDYKNIDTTDKLTPKATYSISPLKNPAAWIKVADIIDSDPSKIAAGTRNPTNEISIGDNEAALRISSFGNSQIMIGKNLTLNDYFANTASNIAIKGQISEITKESQSQILKDLTDLRMSISGVNKDEELANMIEFQQAFIAASKFITVSAELIDTVINKMGV, translated from the coding sequence GTAACAATGAAAACCGAAATTCCTCTTTATGCTCCACAACTAAACAGAGCTAAAAAACAAGGACAATTGGGTCAGGGAATTATGGTTCAATCTATAGACAGAGTAAAAGATGAGTTACTTAACACAAGAATAATTGAAGAATCACACCGACTAGGATATTGGACATCACAAGACAAATTTATATCAATGTTAGAAGATGTTTATAACGAACCTGAAGATCAATCAATAAGAAAAAGATTAAATGATTTTTGGGAAAGCTGGCATGATTTAGCAAACCAACCGCAAGGTTTAGCAGAAAGAAAGATAATCTTAGAGAGAGGCAAATCTTTTTGCGAAGTAATAAGAAGTAGATTCCATTCACTTGAAAGAATATATATAATGGCAAACGATGAAATAAAAATTACAACAGATGAAGCAAACAATTACATTAGAAACATTGCAAATCTTAATAAACAAATCTCAAAATCTCAAGCAATGAAAGACAATCCAAATGACTTAATGGACACAAGAGATTTAATGGTTGAAAAATTAGGCAATTTAATAAATATATCAATTGAAAACAAACAAGATCCTAATGAATTTTTGGTTCACTCGGAAGGAAGGCACCTTGTACAAGGTTCAATTGCCAATGAGTTTAAACTAGAAGCCGCAAATGGACCTACTAGAACCAAATGGAACATTTTGTGGACAAATAATGACAAAGTTCATCTTGAAACAGGAAAGTTGGGATCTCTGCTTACTACAAGAGATGAAGAGATCCAAAATGAAATCAATGAACTGAATAATATAGCTATCAACATTGTAGAACTGGTTAACGAAATACATGAAGCAGGACACGGAATGGACAAAAAAAGTGGAAGAAACTTTTTTTCTCAAGAACTAAAGCTAACCGATGATCGCGGTAGATACGATACTAACTCAAATGGTCAATTTGATTCTGTTCATATTTTCAAAATTAATAGCACAAACGAAATATTCCCAGAAGAAAAATTAGGATTTTACGGAACTCTTAAATTTGAGGCTACAAATAGCAATGAAATCATAGAAATACCTTATAATGCTCCAGACACAGTTCAAGATGTTATAAATAGAATAAACAATTCCAGCGCACAAGTTACAGTAAGAATTAACTCAGAAGGCAAGCTTGAAATTAAAGCGGTTAAAGAACAAAAAGATGAAAACATAGAATTCAAAATCAAACATATAGAAGATTCTGGATTATTTCTAACAACATATACAGGAATATTAAATGTATCTGGACCTGAGGGAGCTTATGATTATAAAAATATTGACACAACAGACAAATTAACGCCCAAAGCTACCTATTCAATCTCGCCTCTAAAAAATCCTGCAGCATGGATAAAAGTTGCAGACATTATAGACTCAGACCCTTCAAAAATAGCAGCAGGGACCAGAAATCCAACAAATGAAATTTCTATTGGGGATAATGAGGCAGCACTGAGAATCTCCTCTTTTGGGAATTCTCAGATCATGATTGGTAAAAATTTAACATTAAATGATTACTTTGCAAATACAGCATCAAATATCGCAATAAAAGGGCAAATATCAGAAATAACAAAAGAAAGCCAATCTCAAATATTAAAAGATTTAACAGACTTAAGAATGTCTATTTCTGGAGTAAACAAAGATGAAGAACTTGCAAACATGATCGAATTTCAACAAGCATTCATTGCAGCAAGTAAATTTATTACTGTTTCTGCGGAACTAATAGATACAGTAATAAATAAAATGGGAGTATAA
- a CDS encoding translation initiation factor IF-3 codes for MINRNANRDRDRSRSSDKELKINYRIKAREVRVIFENGTQEVLLIEDAIRKAKEAELDLVEVSPNVSPPVCKIIDYGKYKFHQEKRQKEQKKNQKIIKLKEVRMQPKIDAHDLDFKSKNILSFLKDGNKVKVTIRFRGRELAHTYLGYGILNSILEKVGDTNYVLESAAKMEGKTMFLIVAPKFKK; via the coding sequence ATGATAAATAGAAATGCCAATAGAGATAGGGATAGGTCCAGATCAAGTGACAAGGAATTGAAAATTAATTACAGAATTAAAGCTCGTGAGGTAAGAGTTATTTTTGAAAATGGAACACAAGAGGTTTTATTGATTGAAGATGCTATTAGAAAAGCAAAAGAAGCTGAACTTGATTTAGTTGAAGTTTCTCCTAATGTGTCTCCCCCGGTTTGTAAGATTATTGATTATGGAAAATATAAATTCCATCAAGAAAAGCGTCAAAAAGAGCAAAAGAAAAATCAAAAGATAATTAAACTTAAAGAAGTTAGAATGCAACCTAAGATAGATGCTCATGACCTTGATTTTAAATCAAAAAACATTTTAAGTTTTCTCAAAGATGGAAATAAAGTTAAAGTTACAATAAGGTTTAGAGGGCGCGAACTTGCTCATACATATTTGGGGTATGGTATTTTAAATAGTATTCTTGAGAAAGTAGGGGATACAAATTATGTTTTGGAGTCTGCGGCTAAAATGGAAGGCAAGACAATGTTTTTGATTGTTGCGCCTAAGTTTAAAAAATAA
- a CDS encoding flagellar hook protein FlgL (With FlgK acts as a hook filament junction protein to join the flagellar filament to the hook), translating into MINRISHPLTYENLKTSAAEQESKITKLLENLYKGGKRIVKLRNDPTGVTHAIRLDSDIFKLNVYMKNIGTSKGNLRYTEGYLQSLTNILTRAKEIAIQGASGTYEADDKKMISKEVNALLEDAVAIANAKGPDGYSIFSGTKIDGEAFKVTRENKISKISKDGEGPQIINVEYNGNQAEKKTEVYNEVHISNNYPGNKIFFLQNQNIISSINTNGFTVKENTKIYIDNIEIGLTAGDTALDIVAKINESSAPVEASVDPVLNSLSIKTTTPHQIWITEAKESNVLQTLGIITKNNDTKLPPYNLSSSTEVRSRSIFDALIELRDTLYNNKEELVGSRSLAEIDESLKRLLISVADLGAKENRLDRSYERISKEAADMKEDMVQYTDLDVTKAITNLNMASLAYQVSLGVSAKIMQTTLLDFLK; encoded by the coding sequence ATGATAAATAGAATAAGCCATCCATTAACATATGAAAATTTAAAAACCTCTGCAGCAGAGCAAGAGTCTAAAATCACGAAACTTTTAGAAAATTTATACAAAGGCGGCAAAAGGATTGTAAAACTAAGAAACGATCCAACAGGCGTTACTCACGCAATTAGACTAGATAGTGACATATTTAAGCTGAATGTCTACATGAAAAATATTGGCACTTCTAAAGGCAATCTAAGATATACAGAAGGCTACCTACAATCTCTTACAAATATTCTAACACGAGCTAAAGAAATTGCCATTCAAGGGGCAAGCGGCACTTACGAAGCGGATGACAAAAAAATGATATCAAAAGAAGTAAATGCCTTGCTCGAAGATGCTGTTGCAATAGCTAACGCTAAAGGACCTGATGGGTATAGTATATTCTCGGGGACCAAAATTGATGGAGAAGCATTTAAAGTAACTAGAGAGAATAAAATAAGCAAAATAAGCAAAGACGGTGAAGGGCCCCAAATAATCAACGTAGAATACAACGGCAACCAAGCTGAAAAAAAAACAGAAGTCTACAATGAAGTGCACATATCAAATAATTATCCTGGAAATAAAATATTTTTCTTGCAAAACCAAAATATTATCTCATCAATAAACACCAATGGATTTACCGTAAAAGAAAATACAAAAATTTATATTGACAATATTGAAATAGGATTAACAGCAGGAGATACTGCTCTTGACATTGTCGCAAAAATAAATGAATCTTCAGCACCCGTTGAAGCAAGTGTTGACCCTGTTTTAAACTCATTATCTATTAAAACTACAACTCCACACCAAATTTGGATAACAGAAGCAAAAGAATCAAATGTTTTGCAAACACTTGGAATAATTACTAAAAACAATGATACCAAACTACCTCCTTACAACCTTTCTAGCAGCACAGAAGTTAGAAGCAGATCTATTTTTGATGCGCTTATTGAGCTCAGAGACACACTTTACAATAATAAAGAAGAGCTTGTTGGAAGTAGAAGCTTGGCAGAAATTGATGAGAGCTTAAAAAGATTGCTTATATCTGTTGCAGATCTTGGAGCAAAAGAAAATAGGCTTGATAGAAGTTATGAGAGGATAAGCAAAGAAGCTGCAGACATGAAAGAGGACATGGTCCAATATACTGATCTTGACGTAACAAAGGCAATAACCAATTTAAACATGGCAAGCTTGGCTTATCAAGTATCTTTGGGGGTCTCTGCTAAAATAATGCAGACAACTTTATTAGATTTTCTAAAATAG
- a CDS encoding ATP-binding protein, whose amino-acid sequence MILEFKSEKKMTNFSKSFFSPLPISKIFALSGDMGSGKTSFLKGLALNLGISYFTSPTYNIVSVYDFVDFKFYHIDLYRLSSLEEFELIGGEEIFMDLDSIIAIEWPKIVYDIIPKDRLFSLNFKIVDSGRVIEFNG is encoded by the coding sequence TTGATTTTAGAATTTAAATCAGAAAAGAAAATGACAAATTTTTCCAAATCTTTTTTTTCTCCTTTACCAATTAGTAAGATATTTGCATTAAGTGGTGATATGGGATCTGGAAAAACTAGCTTTTTAAAGGGGCTTGCCCTTAATCTTGGAATTTCTTATTTTACAAGTCCAACTTATAATATTGTTAGTGTTTATGACTTTGTAGATTTTAAGTTTTATCATATTGATTTATATAGGTTGTCTTCTTTGGAAGAATTTGAGCTTATTGGGGGGGAAGAAATATTTATGGATCTTGATTCAATTATTGCTATTGAATGGCCTAAAATTGTTTACGATATTATTCCAAAAGATAGACTATTTTCTTTAAATTTTAAAATAGTTGATTCAGGCAGGGTTATAGAATTTAATGGTTAA
- a CDS encoding hydrolase, whose protein sequence is MMDCLLETEKSIFFDKLIDTHVHFYELKRRSLDVNCIISECFKNGFSYFIDVGLHPNDFNNRKNLLSAYSNVFLTAGIHPLNLDDNFKDDINQLEKILISEDIIAVGEIGLDYFKADNKKFQIKMFEEQLYLASKYKKPVILHIRDAYDDAYNIVRSLNFLNRGILHCYSGTYECAKKFIDLGFKVSFSGNITFRNSESLRTVVGKLNTNDLLIETDSPFLAPVPLRGKINSPLFLGYVCLEIARIKNCSVDDVTLALYNSFKDLLLH, encoded by the coding sequence ATGATGGACTGCTTGCTTGAAACTGAAAAATCTATTTTTTTTGATAAATTAATAGATACCCATGTTCATTTTTATGAATTAAAGAGAAGATCTTTGGATGTTAATTGTATTATTAGCGAGTGTTTTAAAAACGGCTTTTCTTATTTTATTGACGTTGGTTTGCATCCTAATGATTTTAATAATAGAAAAAATCTTTTAAGCGCTTATTCTAATGTGTTTTTAACAGCGGGTATTCATCCCTTAAATTTAGATGATAATTTTAAAGATGATATTAATCAGCTTGAAAAAATTTTAATTAGTGAGGATATTATTGCTGTTGGTGAGATAGGTCTTGATTATTTCAAAGCAGATAACAAGAAATTCCAAATTAAAATGTTTGAAGAGCAGTTATATTTGGCTAGTAAATATAAAAAGCCAGTTATTTTACACATAAGAGATGCCTATGATGATGCTTATAATATTGTAAGGTCTTTAAATTTTTTGAATAGAGGTATATTGCATTGCTATTCGGGAACTTATGAGTGTGCTAAAAAATTTATTGATTTAGGATTTAAAGTTTCTTTTTCAGGCAATATAACTTTTAGAAATTCAGAATCTTTAAGGACTGTTGTTGGGAAATTAAATACCAATGATCTTTTAATAGAAACGGACAGTCCTTTTTTAGCTCCAGTGCCATTAAGAGGTAAAATAAATTCACCGTTGTTTTTAGGATATGTGTGTCTTGAGATTGCAAGGATTAAAAATTGCTCTGTTGATGATGTTACTCTTGCTCTTTACAATAGCTTTAAAGATTTATTATTGCATTAA
- a CDS encoding 50S ribosomal protein L35, translating into MANKMKTRKSAKKRYSFTVNGKVKHKKQNLRHILTKKSSKRKRNLRKSGNLSCFEVKRIKTLLPYG; encoded by the coding sequence ATGGCAAATAAGATGAAAACACGTAAAAGTGCAAAAAAAAGATATTCTTTTACTGTAAATGGTAAGGTTAAGCATAAAAAACAAAATTTAAGGCATATTTTGACAAAAAAATCTTCTAAGCGTAAGAGAAATTTAAGAAAATCAGGCAATCTTTCTTGTTTTGAAGTTAAAAGAATTAAAACTTTATTACCTTATGGTTAA
- a CDS encoding flagellar assembly protein FliW, which produces MINGKSIGFNFPEGILGFENIKKFIIKDSKHKPFSIMQSINKDVSFLVTSPFNFLSEYLPNIQEKDWSDIKAKSEDEKVILCIINMHVNDYKDITANLKAPIIINKKKLLGKQAICTDEKYSLRHKVFKE; this is translated from the coding sequence ATGATAAATGGAAAAAGCATAGGATTTAATTTCCCTGAAGGAATACTTGGATTTGAAAACATTAAAAAATTCATAATAAAAGACTCTAAACATAAGCCTTTTTCTATTATGCAGTCCATCAATAAAGACGTAAGTTTTTTAGTAACATCTCCTTTTAATTTTTTAAGCGAATACTTACCAAATATTCAAGAAAAAGATTGGTCAGACATTAAAGCAAAATCAGAAGATGAAAAAGTTATACTATGTATAATTAATATGCATGTAAATGATTATAAAGACATTACAGCTAATCTAAAAGCGCCAATCATAATAAACAAAAAAAAATTACTTGGGAAACAAGCTATATGCACAGATGAAAAATACTCACTACGCCATAAAGTTTTCAAGGAATAA
- a CDS encoding 50S ribosomal protein L20 → MARVKNGTVHVARRKRILKKTKGFWGTKKSNYKKAKDTLRKGMMYATRDRKARKRDFRRLWISRISAALSDIGVSYSRFIEGLSKSNIKINRKILSNLAIEDVEAFKKVVLEIRK, encoded by the coding sequence ATGGCTAGAGTTAAGAATGGCACAGTGCATGTTGCAAGGCGTAAGCGAATTTTAAAAAAGACAAAAGGTTTTTGGGGTACAAAAAAGAGCAATTACAAAAAGGCTAAGGATACTTTGAGAAAAGGTATGATGTATGCCACAAGAGATAGAAAAGCTAGAAAGAGAGATTTTAGACGTTTATGGATTTCAAGGATTTCAGCTGCTTTAAGTGATATCGGGGTTAGTTATTCAAGATTTATTGAGGGTTTGTCGAAGTCTAATATAAAGATTAATAGAAAGATTTTGTCTAATTTGGCAATTGAAGATGTTGAAGCTTTCAAAAAAGTTGTTTTAGAAATAAGAAAATAG